A genomic stretch from bacterium includes:
- a CDS encoding biopolymer transporter ExbD produces the protein MRGNRMRETAESEVNMTPMLDVVFIMLIFFIVTASFVKEAGVDVIRPPAVTAEGKDQGNILIAITENGQIWVDRRQVDPRSLRANIERLHGENPQGSIVIQADQKSQNHLLVQVMDAAKAAGVNSIAIAAEGS, from the coding sequence ATGCGTGGTAACCGGATGCGCGAAACCGCGGAGAGCGAAGTCAACATGACGCCGATGCTCGACGTCGTCTTCATCATGTTGATCTTCTTCATCGTGACCGCCTCGTTCGTCAAGGAAGCCGGCGTCGACGTCATCCGTCCTCCGGCCGTCACCGCCGAGGGCAAGGACCAGGGCAACATCCTGATCGCGATCACGGAGAACGGACAGATCTGGGTCGACCGCCGCCAGGTCGATCCGCGCTCGCTCCGCGCGAACATCGAGCGCCTCCACGGCGAGAACCCGCAGGGCTCGATCGTGATCCAGGCCGACCAGAAGTCCCAGAACCACCTGCTGGTCCAGGTGATGGACGCGGCGAAGGCGGCGGGCGTGAACTCGATCGCGATCGCGGCCGAAGGGTCTTAG
- a CDS encoding TauD/TfdA family dioxygenase: MTTEFQLRGLSGALGAEIHGLDLSRPLSGNQQDALLAAFHRYGVLCIRDQKLTHDSQIALAKIFGEPDVHPIAKGMEEHPEVIEVRKPAGEPAFFGTSWHTDNSFFERPSSVTVLYGVEIPPVGGDTIYASMERAWELLSEPLKQFLLPMRAIHSAREAYDPKTTGDAKYNGEAAIQYVFSDAIYEEVEHPVVRTHPDTGRKSLYVNPMFTDRIVGLSKPESDGLLSMLYDISTRPELTCRVRWEPGTVTIWDNRWLQHYAVDDYADYDRLMYRVTITGERPA, from the coding sequence ATGACGACCGAATTCCAGCTCCGCGGCCTGTCCGGCGCGCTCGGCGCCGAGATCCATGGGCTCGACCTCTCCCGCCCACTCTCCGGGAACCAGCAGGACGCGCTCCTCGCCGCCTTCCATCGCTACGGCGTGCTCTGCATCCGGGACCAGAAGCTCACCCACGACAGCCAAATCGCCCTCGCGAAGATCTTCGGCGAGCCCGACGTCCATCCCATCGCCAAGGGCATGGAGGAACACCCGGAAGTCATCGAGGTCCGGAAGCCCGCCGGCGAGCCCGCCTTCTTCGGCACGTCCTGGCATACCGACAACAGCTTCTTCGAGCGCCCGAGCAGCGTCACCGTCCTCTACGGCGTCGAGATCCCGCCGGTCGGCGGCGACACGATCTACGCGTCCATGGAGCGCGCCTGGGAGCTGCTCTCCGAGCCGCTCAAGCAGTTCCTGCTCCCGATGCGTGCGATCCACAGCGCGCGGGAGGCCTATGACCCGAAGACCACCGGCGACGCGAAGTACAACGGCGAGGCCGCGATCCAGTACGTCTTCAGCGACGCGATCTACGAAGAGGTCGAGCACCCGGTGGTGCGGACCCACCCGGACACGGGTCGCAAGAGCCTCTACGTGAACCCGATGTTCACGGACCGCATCGTCGGCCTGTCGAAGCCCGAGAGCGACGGTCTGCTGTCGATGCTCTACGACATCTCGACGCGTCCGGAGCTCACCTGTCGCGTCCGCTGGGAGCCCGGCACCGTGACGATCTGGGACAACCGCTGGCTCCAGCACTACGCCGTCGACGACTACGCCGACTACGACCGGCTCATGTACCGCGTGACGATCACGGGCGAACGGCCCGCTTAG
- a CDS encoding PEP-CTERM sorting domain-containing protein (PEP-CTERM proteins occur, often in large numbers, in the proteomes of bacteria that also encode an exosortase, a predicted intramembrane cysteine proteinase. The presence of a PEP-CTERM domain at a protein's C-terminus predicts cleavage within the sorting domain, followed by covalent anchoring to some some component of the (usually Gram-negative) cell surface. Many PEP-CTERM proteins exhibit an unusual sequence composition that includes large numbers of potential glycosylation sites. Expression of one such protein has been shown restore the ability of a bacterium to form floc, a type of biofilm.) gives MPIQCSRLARSLPASAFTALTVLAVALGLGSPAAAIELNLERLDTLDLGGRAIVRTEVQLEEVKLGIFGGGTVVYEKVVHTIEFVGGPVEITRLEKNGLLDVAVKTVGDDVLKRLNLGALDEPMRVEKIHLKSLDLGTETGALHIDVRHDIASSAPVPEPGAALLFGAGLVVASRLRRP, from the coding sequence ATGCCGATTCAATGCTCCCGCCTCGCGCGTTCGCTCCCCGCCTCCGCCTTCACGGCCCTGACGGTCCTTGCGGTGGCGCTGGGACTCGGCTCCCCCGCAGCGGCGATCGAGCTGAACCTCGAGCGCCTGGACACGCTCGACCTCGGCGGGCGCGCGATCGTGCGGACCGAAGTACAGCTCGAGGAAGTGAAGCTCGGCATCTTCGGCGGCGGCACCGTCGTCTATGAGAAGGTCGTTCACACCATCGAGTTCGTGGGCGGGCCGGTCGAGATCACGCGCCTCGAGAAGAACGGCCTGCTCGACGTCGCCGTGAAGACGGTCGGTGACGACGTGCTCAAGCGCCTCAATCTCGGTGCACTCGACGAGCCGATGAGGGTCGAGAAGATCCACTTGAAGAGTCTCGACCTCGGGACCGAGACCGGCGCGCTGCACATCGACGTCCGTCACGACATCGCTTCGAGCGCCCCGGTCCCCGAGCCCGGCGCGGCGCTCCTCTTCGGCGCCGGCCTCGTGGTCGCCTCGCGCCTCCGACGGCCGTAG
- a CDS encoding oligopeptide transporter, OPT family produces MEKAATSAELSPRAIALGLVLAAVLGAANVYLGLKVGMTVSASIPAAVVAMLVLRRLLRDGTVLEANQVQTAASAGESLAAGILFTVPALLLIGVWTEFAFWPTTLIAIAGGWLGVLFMIPMRRVFVEQSPELPYPEGVACASVLEAGSEDEGGGARVLQGGLFGAVIKLAVSGFGLLRGSVEGALAVGPGRSFFVGGDVSPALLAVGYIVRLEVAAQIFLGGALGWWVLIPLAPEIVATFAPESAALAEGTGAAFEGGAADRAWSLWSSGVRYVGVGAMAVGGIAALVRVRAGLVRALVELRAGWSAASGDATPTDLPARLVLAFAAAAAALVFGLYVHFTGDAVIAAFAAVIMLVASFFFVGVASYIVGLVGNSNSPVSGMTITAVLATGGLLWLAGYDGLQGMVATLGVAAIVCCAACTAGDVCNDLKTGALVGATPRRQQAMQLLGVVVAALVMAPVLQLLHDAYGIGSRELAAPQASLFASLARGFFGGEVLPWGLVGLGAAIGIAVLVADALLGRRGAGFRLHLMPIAVGLYLPFGLAFPILLGGLVERWTRRPDADPGEAGGSPGVLFASGAVAGEALVGVGVAVAVGLGVGGGTASYAGADAVSLVAAVAAIALFARATRGPVSPTSRSASR; encoded by the coding sequence ATGGAGAAGGCAGCCACGTCCGCAGAGCTCTCACCGCGCGCGATCGCGTTGGGGCTCGTCCTCGCCGCCGTGCTCGGGGCAGCGAACGTCTACCTGGGATTGAAGGTCGGGATGACGGTCTCGGCGTCGATCCCTGCGGCGGTCGTGGCGATGCTCGTTCTGCGTCGGCTCCTGCGGGATGGCACGGTGCTCGAGGCCAATCAGGTCCAGACCGCGGCTTCGGCGGGTGAGTCCCTGGCGGCGGGCATCCTCTTCACGGTTCCGGCCCTCCTGCTGATCGGCGTCTGGACCGAGTTCGCGTTCTGGCCGACGACCCTGATCGCGATCGCGGGCGGATGGCTCGGCGTGCTGTTCATGATCCCGATGCGCCGGGTGTTCGTGGAACAGAGTCCGGAGCTGCCGTATCCGGAGGGCGTCGCCTGCGCCTCCGTCCTCGAAGCGGGGAGCGAAGACGAGGGCGGTGGTGCGCGGGTCCTGCAGGGGGGGCTCTTCGGAGCGGTGATCAAGCTCGCGGTGAGCGGGTTCGGTCTGCTTCGGGGCAGCGTCGAAGGTGCACTCGCGGTCGGGCCCGGGCGTTCGTTCTTCGTCGGAGGCGACGTGTCGCCGGCACTCCTCGCCGTCGGCTACATCGTCCGGCTCGAAGTGGCCGCGCAGATCTTCCTGGGCGGTGCGCTCGGATGGTGGGTGCTGATTCCGCTCGCCCCCGAGATCGTCGCGACCTTCGCGCCGGAGAGCGCCGCCCTCGCGGAGGGAACGGGCGCGGCGTTCGAAGGCGGCGCTGCGGATCGCGCGTGGTCGCTGTGGTCGAGCGGGGTGCGCTACGTCGGTGTCGGCGCGATGGCGGTCGGCGGGATCGCCGCGCTGGTGCGCGTGCGGGCGGGGCTCGTGCGGGCGCTGGTCGAGCTGCGTGCGGGCTGGTCGGCGGCGTCCGGTGACGCCACGCCGACCGACCTGCCGGCGCGGCTGGTGCTCGCCTTCGCCGCAGCGGCCGCGGCGCTGGTCTTCGGGCTCTACGTCCACTTCACGGGCGACGCCGTGATCGCCGCGTTCGCGGCGGTGATCATGCTCGTCGCCTCGTTCTTCTTCGTCGGCGTCGCGAGCTACATCGTGGGCCTCGTCGGCAACAGCAACAGCCCCGTCTCCGGGATGACGATCACCGCCGTTCTCGCGACCGGGGGGTTGCTCTGGCTCGCCGGCTACGACGGCCTCCAGGGCATGGTCGCCACCCTCGGCGTCGCGGCCATCGTGTGCTGTGCCGCCTGCACCGCCGGCGACGTCTGCAACGACCTCAAGACCGGTGCCCTCGTCGGCGCGACGCCGCGACGGCAGCAGGCGATGCAGCTGCTCGGCGTCGTCGTCGCGGCGCTGGTGATGGCGCCGGTCCTGCAGCTCCTGCACGACGCCTACGGCATCGGGTCGCGGGAGCTCGCGGCGCCTCAGGCGAGTCTCTTCGCGAGTCTGGCGCGGGGATTCTTCGGTGGGGAGGTGCTGCCGTGGGGACTGGTCGGGCTCGGCGCGGCGATCGGGATCGCCGTGCTCGTGGCCGACGCGCTGCTCGGACGCCGAGGGGCGGGCTTCCGGCTCCATCTCATGCCGATCGCGGTCGGGCTCTATCTGCCCTTTGGATTGGCCTTCCCCATCCTGCTCGGGGGCCTCGTGGAGCGATGGACGCGCCGCCCGGACGCGGATCCGGGCGAGGCCGGCGGATCGCCGGGGGTGCTCTTCGCTTCCGGCGCGGTCGCGGGCGAGGCGCTGGTGGGCGTCGGGGTGGCCGTCGCCGTGGGGCTCGGTGTCGGTGGGGGCACGGCGAGCTACGCAGGCGCCGATGCCGTCAGTCTGGTCGCGGCGGTGGCCGCGATCGCGCTCTTCGCACGGGCGACGCGAGGCCCGGTCTCGCCGACCTCGCGATCGGCTTCGCGCTAG
- a CDS encoding dicarboxylate/amino acid:cation symporter, with the protein MSDETQRDEGLVDSSTLTRRILIGLALGIVTGLVLNVGFADTAVFGFLVEGVLHVGGQIFLSSLKLLVVPLVLVSLACGTAALDDVTKLGRIGGKTLGLYLMTTALAISAAIGVAVLVGPGEGAEFATTGLEFAAKESPSLVQTLINLFPTNPFQAMAEGEMLQVIVFAILLGVAMTLAGDAGSELLRFFHSANEVIMKLVFVLMEVAPFGIFCLIAKVIAIQGPESFDNMAKYFATVLFVLFLHATFTYPVLLFLLARVSPIPFYRKLRAPMSVAFGTASSGATLPVTLRTVEERLGVDESVGSFTVPLGATINMDGTAIMQGVATVFIAQVYGVEIGPAGYLTVVVTATLASIGTAGVPGVGTVMLAMVLEQMSLPVEGIALILGVDRLLDMARTAVNIAGDAAVSCVVARSEGKLDLEVYRSP; encoded by the coding sequence GTGAGCGACGAAACGCAGCGAGACGAGGGATTGGTCGACAGCAGCACGCTCACGCGGCGGATCCTGATCGGCCTGGCGCTGGGCATCGTGACCGGCCTCGTGCTCAACGTCGGCTTCGCCGACACGGCGGTCTTCGGCTTCCTCGTCGAAGGCGTTCTGCACGTCGGCGGGCAGATCTTCCTGTCGAGCCTGAAGCTGCTGGTCGTCCCGCTGGTCCTCGTCTCCCTGGCGTGCGGCACGGCCGCCCTCGACGACGTGACCAAGCTCGGACGAATCGGCGGCAAGACCCTCGGGCTCTACCTGATGACGACGGCGCTCGCGATCAGCGCGGCGATCGGAGTAGCCGTGCTCGTCGGGCCCGGGGAGGGGGCCGAGTTCGCGACCACCGGCCTCGAGTTCGCGGCGAAGGAATCGCCCAGCCTGGTCCAGACGCTGATCAATCTCTTCCCGACGAATCCGTTCCAGGCGATGGCCGAAGGCGAGATGCTCCAGGTGATCGTCTTCGCGATCCTGCTGGGCGTCGCGATGACCCTGGCCGGTGACGCCGGGAGCGAGCTGCTCCGGTTCTTCCATTCGGCCAACGAAGTCATCATGAAGCTCGTCTTCGTCCTGATGGAGGTGGCGCCCTTCGGGATCTTCTGTCTGATCGCGAAGGTCATCGCCATCCAGGGGCCCGAGTCCTTCGACAACATGGCGAAGTACTTCGCGACCGTGCTCTTCGTGCTCTTCCTGCACGCCACGTTCACGTACCCCGTGCTGCTCTTCCTGCTCGCGCGGGTCTCGCCGATCCCCTTCTACCGCAAGCTGCGGGCGCCCATGAGCGTCGCGTTCGGTACGGCGAGCAGCGGGGCGACGCTGCCCGTCACGCTCCGGACCGTCGAGGAGCGCCTCGGCGTCGACGAGTCCGTCGGCTCGTTCACGGTTCCCCTCGGCGCGACGATCAACATGGACGGCACGGCCATCATGCAGGGCGTGGCGACCGTCTTCATCGCCCAGGTCTACGGCGTCGAGATCGGGCCCGCCGGCTACCTGACGGTCGTCGTGACCGCGACCCTCGCGTCGATCGGCACGGCCGGCGTCCCCGGCGTCGGCACCGTCATGCTCGCGATGGTCCTCGAACAGATGTCACTCCCGGTCGAAGGCATCGCGCTCATCCTGGGCGTCGACCGGCTGCTCGACATGGCCCGGACCGCCGTGAACATCGCCGGGGACGCCGCCGTCTCCTGCGTGGTCGCGCGCAGCGAGGGGAAGCTCGACCTCGAGGTCTATCGCTCTCCCTGA
- a CDS encoding glutathione S-transferase family protein: MKLYTGMGPNPRVVTIAISELGAEVEQVAVDLMAGENRDGEHLKRNPAGQLPTLETDDGSFISEITAIVEYLDEKCGGSLIGSTAEERGETRMWSRRIDLNILEPLANGFRFAEGLQLFENRIHVVPQAADDFKQIAQEQLAKLDGLIEGREFICGDRFTMADILLFAFLEFGGQVGQPLDPKCGNVQAWYQRVAARPSIAG; the protein is encoded by the coding sequence ATGAAGCTCTATACGGGAATGGGTCCCAATCCGCGCGTCGTGACGATCGCCATCTCCGAGCTCGGCGCCGAGGTCGAGCAGGTCGCCGTCGACCTGATGGCCGGCGAGAACCGCGACGGCGAGCACCTGAAGCGCAACCCCGCTGGCCAGCTCCCGACCCTCGAGACCGACGACGGCTCCTTCATCTCCGAGATCACCGCGATCGTCGAGTATCTGGACGAGAAGTGCGGCGGCTCGCTGATCGGCTCGACGGCCGAGGAGCGCGGCGAGACCCGCATGTGGTCGCGCCGGATCGACCTCAACATCCTCGAGCCCCTCGCCAACGGCTTCCGGTTCGCCGAGGGACTGCAGCTCTTCGAGAACCGCATCCACGTCGTCCCCCAGGCCGCCGACGACTTCAAGCAGATCGCGCAGGAGCAGCTCGCCAAGCTCGACGGTTTGATCGAAGGGCGCGAATTCATCTGCGGGGATCGATTCACGATGGCGGATATCCTGCTCTTCGCCTTCCTCGAGTTCGGTGGCCAGGTGGGTCAGCCCCTCGACCCGAAGTGCGGCAACGTGCAGGCCTGGTACCAGCGCGTCGCGGCGCGCCCGTCGATCGCGGGCTGA
- a CDS encoding CYTH domain-containing protein codes for MGSGFETEIKLGLPDEAAWRWVRDRLASVRVVEQTNHFFDRNDRALGRARIGVRLREAEHRLRLTVKGEADSHPDAMITRRIELEHDREPADLATALDQGLRLQNEIGLWRADARGDAERLAFLDRLEAAIGEEPLRTIGSFRNERSIGQLGRADEIGTLEIEVELDRTAFPGGRVDFELEVERSSEAEGHLERTRASLERWLEHEGGIHPFARESKLARFEAILEAGETDPR; via the coding sequence ATGGGATCGGGATTCGAGACCGAAATCAAGCTCGGACTGCCGGACGAGGCCGCTTGGCGCTGGGTTCGCGACCGGCTCGCGTCCGTCCGCGTCGTCGAGCAGACGAACCACTTCTTCGACCGGAATGACCGCGCGCTCGGCCGGGCGCGGATCGGCGTCCGCCTGCGCGAGGCCGAGCACCGGCTCCGACTGACCGTCAAGGGAGAGGCGGATAGCCACCCCGATGCCATGATCACGCGACGGATCGAGCTCGAGCACGACCGCGAGCCCGCCGATCTCGCGACCGCCCTGGACCAGGGGCTCAGGCTCCAGAACGAGATCGGCCTCTGGCGCGCCGACGCCCGGGGCGACGCGGAACGACTCGCCTTCCTGGACCGACTCGAAGCCGCGATCGGCGAGGAACCGCTTCGCACGATCGGATCGTTCCGGAACGAGCGCTCGATCGGGCAGCTGGGACGCGCGGACGAGATCGGTACGCTCGAGATCGAGGTCGAGCTCGACCGCACCGCGTTTCCGGGCGGGCGGGTCGACTTCGAGCTCGAGGTCGAGCGATCGAGCGAGGCGGAAGGCCACCTCGAACGCACCCGCGCGTCGCTCGAACGCTGGCTCGAACACGAAGGCGGGATCCATCCCTTCGCGCGCGAAAGCAAGCTCGCCCGCTTCGAAGCGATCCTCGAAGCGGGCGAGACGGATCCGCGTTAG
- a CDS encoding RNA-binding protein, with the protein MGKRLYVGNIPFSATEEELREAFSTHGSVSGVDVIMDRETGRPRGFAFVEMEDPAAADAAIQALDGSDFGGRNLRVNEAQERRGGGGRR; encoded by the coding sequence TTGGGCAAGCGACTCTACGTTGGGAACATCCCCTTCTCCGCGACCGAGGAAGAGCTGCGGGAGGCCTTCAGCACCCACGGCAGCGTTTCGGGCGTCGACGTGATCATGGATCGCGAGACCGGCCGACCGCGCGGCTTTGCGTTCGTCGAGATGGAGGACCCCGCCGCGGCGGACGCAGCGATCCAGGCCCTCGATGGCTCGGACTTCGGCGGTCGGAACCTGCGGGTCAACGAGGCGCAGGAACGTCGCGGCGGAGGCGGTCGCCGCTAG
- a CDS encoding TauD/TfdA family dioxygenase has product MSAALESHRPIHYGPRRHIAAIRERLDALSFDRFEAIPQSPCLGAEIRGVDLSKPIDAELIAELERALVEFKVIFFRDQSISQADHANFAKQFGELEVHPFLPEGAAPEVIRFAKDEEVVGVENNWHSDVSWREIPSLGSVLRAHEVPIVGGDTLWTDMEAVYEGLPEEIKKEIDGRIAIHDFVHTFGLAMSEEDRAEKRKEFPPARHPMVRTHPVTGRKCLFVNTIFTSHVEGLSAEESDDLLKRLYHEIEVPEYQVRFRWEKDSVAFWDNRSTQHYASSDYWPRERVMERITIIGDRPA; this is encoded by the coding sequence ATGTCCGCAGCCCTCGAGTCCCATCGCCCGATCCACTACGGCCCGCGCCGGCACATCGCGGCGATTCGCGAACGCCTCGACGCGCTCTCCTTCGACCGGTTCGAGGCGATCCCGCAGAGCCCGTGCCTCGGGGCCGAGATCCGGGGCGTCGACCTCTCGAAGCCGATCGACGCCGAGCTGATCGCCGAGCTCGAGCGGGCCCTCGTCGAGTTCAAGGTGATCTTCTTTCGCGACCAGTCGATCTCGCAGGCCGATCACGCGAATTTCGCGAAGCAGTTCGGGGAGCTCGAGGTCCACCCCTTCCTGCCCGAAGGCGCCGCGCCGGAGGTCATCCGCTTCGCGAAGGACGAAGAGGTCGTCGGGGTCGAGAACAACTGGCACAGCGACGTCAGCTGGCGCGAGATCCCGAGTCTGGGCTCCGTCCTACGGGCCCACGAAGTCCCGATCGTCGGCGGCGACACGCTCTGGACCGACATGGAAGCCGTCTACGAAGGCCTCCCGGAAGAGATCAAGAAGGAGATCGATGGACGGATCGCCATCCACGACTTCGTACACACCTTCGGCCTCGCCATGTCCGAAGAGGACCGCGCCGAAAAGCGGAAGGAGTTCCCGCCGGCGCGCCATCCGATGGTTCGCACCCACCCGGTGACGGGGAGGAAATGTCTCTTCGTGAACACGATCTTCACGAGTCACGTCGAGGGTCTCTCCGCAGAGGAGAGCGACGATCTGCTCAAGCGGCTCTACCACGAGATCGAGGTCCCGGAGTACCAGGTCCGCTTCCGCTGGGAGAAGGACAGCGTCGCCTTCTGGGACAACCGTTCCACCCAGCACTACGCCTCGAGCGACTACTGGCCCCGCGAGCGCGTCATGGAACGCATCACCATCATCGGCGACCGCCCCGCCTGA
- a CDS encoding EamA family transporter → MSLDSVPLWAVLALIGGIAQTTRNATAQTVSARVSPTLNSWSRFAFCLPWAAIAALAVGARSGWPSLEPTFLGWCLATALTQLLANVALVTAFRRGSFGESIIFHKLEVLLTAIAGALFFGESPTAIGAVGIAICAVGVVAINLAREGAGGGLRRAFRVGPAGGYALLCAILLVAASFSLKLANEALRAANPEADFFQGAVHTLFHTTWIEVVLLTAWITTREPGAFRAVRSLWPRMLLIGSAGFTASLCWFWSFSITIVAYAKAVGQIEALLAVALGIQLMGERELVRQLPGIALTMLGILLVLLG, encoded by the coding sequence TTGAGCCTCGATTCCGTTCCGCTGTGGGCGGTGCTCGCCCTGATCGGCGGGATCGCCCAGACCACCCGGAACGCGACCGCCCAGACGGTCTCGGCCCGGGTCTCGCCCACCCTGAACAGCTGGTCACGCTTCGCCTTCTGCCTGCCGTGGGCGGCGATCGCGGCCCTCGCGGTCGGGGCGCGCTCCGGCTGGCCTTCGCTCGAGCCGACGTTCCTGGGCTGGTGCCTCGCCACGGCCCTCACGCAGCTTCTCGCCAACGTCGCCCTCGTCACCGCCTTCCGTCGCGGCTCCTTCGGCGAGTCCATCATCTTCCACAAGCTCGAGGTCCTGCTGACGGCGATCGCCGGCGCGCTCTTCTTCGGCGAGTCTCCGACCGCGATCGGCGCGGTGGGAATCGCGATCTGCGCGGTCGGCGTCGTCGCCATCAACCTCGCTCGCGAGGGCGCCGGGGGCGGCCTTCGTCGAGCGTTCCGCGTGGGCCCCGCTGGCGGGTACGCGCTCCTCTGCGCGATCCTGCTCGTCGCGGCGAGCTTCTCCCTCAAGCTGGCCAACGAAGCGCTCCGCGCGGCGAACCCGGAGGCGGACTTCTTCCAGGGTGCCGTCCACACGCTCTTCCACACGACCTGGATCGAGGTCGTGCTCCTGACCGCCTGGATCACCACCCGGGAGCCCGGCGCCTTTCGCGCCGTGCGCAGCCTGTGGCCGCGCATGCTGCTGATCGGGTCCGCGGGCTTCACCGCCAGCCTCTGCTGGTTCTGGTCCTTCTCGATCACGATCGTCGCCTACGCGAAGGCGGTCGGTCAGATCGAAGCGCTCCTCGCCGTCGCCCTGGGCATCCAGCTGATGGGCGAGCGCGAGCTCGTCCGCCAGCTGCCCGGCATCGCGCTCACGATGCTCGGAATCCTGCTGGTCCTGCTCGGCTAG
- a CDS encoding DNA-3-methyladenine glycosylase I, whose product MATTSHSADPRRRCSWCGEHADYQAYHDTEWGFPVDDDRRLFEKLCLEGFQSGLSWLTILRKRDNFRKAFSDFDFDRIARWNERSVERLLGDAGIVRHRGKIEATLANAKQARALRAEFGSLAAFFWSFEPDDADRPTRLDEGSLLAVSQTDASRAMARALKKRGFRFFGPTTAYAFMQSMGIVNDHAATCDTRAEVERARASFRRPRPKHGATP is encoded by the coding sequence TTGGCGACGACGTCACACAGCGCGGACCCGCGGCGACGGTGCAGCTGGTGCGGTGAGCACGCCGACTATCAGGCGTACCACGACACCGAGTGGGGGTTCCCGGTCGACGACGATCGACGGCTCTTCGAGAAGCTCTGCCTAGAAGGCTTCCAGTCGGGCCTCTCGTGGCTGACGATCCTCCGCAAGCGAGACAATTTCCGGAAGGCCTTCTCGGACTTCGACTTCGACCGGATCGCGCGCTGGAACGAGCGAAGCGTCGAGCGGCTGCTGGGTGACGCCGGCATCGTCCGCCACCGAGGCAAGATCGAAGCGACCCTCGCGAACGCGAAGCAGGCCCGCGCCCTTCGGGCCGAGTTCGGCTCCCTCGCCGCGTTCTTCTGGTCCTTCGAGCCCGACGACGCGGACCGACCGACGCGCCTCGACGAGGGCAGCCTCCTCGCCGTCTCCCAGACCGACGCGTCCCGGGCCATGGCCCGCGCGCTCAAGAAGCGCGGCTTCCGCTTCTTCGGACCGACGACCGCGTACGCCTTCATGCAGTCGATGGGGATCGTGAACGACCACGCGGCGACCTGCGACACCCGCGCGGAGGTCGAGCGCGCACGGGCCTCGTTCCGTCGCCCACGACCGAAACACGGCGCGACCCCTTGA
- a CDS encoding enoyl-CoA hydratase — protein sequence MPGQIRVEKDGHTATVVFDHPERRNAITTAMWREIPPICRELDADPEVRVVILRGGGDVAFVSGADISQFEGSRTGDNAAKYDMDNALAWSAIAGIEKPVIAAIHGFCVGGGCAIALCADLRYAADDGVFAIPAARLGLGYGQGGLQNLIRVVGAAYAKEIFFTARRFDSHEALQMGLVNRVLPKAELDAYVRKTAETIADNAPLTLRASKVAFQDLARAESERKPDEVSAAIADCFASDDYAEGVRAFLEKRRPEFQGR from the coding sequence ATGCCTGGACAGATCCGCGTCGAGAAGGATGGCCACACTGCCACCGTCGTCTTCGATCACCCCGAGCGCCGCAACGCGATCACGACGGCGATGTGGCGGGAGATCCCGCCGATCTGCCGGGAGCTCGATGCGGACCCGGAGGTTCGCGTCGTGATCCTTCGCGGCGGGGGCGACGTCGCCTTCGTCTCGGGCGCCGACATCTCCCAGTTCGAGGGGAGCCGGACCGGGGACAACGCCGCGAAATACGACATGGACAACGCCCTGGCCTGGTCCGCGATCGCGGGGATCGAGAAGCCCGTGATCGCGGCGATCCACGGATTCTGTGTCGGCGGCGGCTGCGCGATCGCGCTCTGCGCCGACCTCCGATACGCCGCCGACGACGGTGTCTTCGCCATCCCCGCCGCCCGGCTCGGACTCGGCTACGGCCAGGGCGGGCTCCAGAACCTGATCCGCGTCGTCGGTGCCGCGTACGCGAAGGAGATCTTCTTCACGGCGCGGCGCTTCGATTCGCACGAAGCCCTGCAGATGGGCCTCGTCAACCGGGTGCTTCCCAAGGCCGAGCTCGACGCCTACGTCCGCAAGACGGCGGAGACGATCGCCGACAACGCGCCGCTCACCCTGCGCGCCTCGAAGGTCGCCTTCCAGGACCTCGCGCGCGCCGAGTCCGAGCGGAAGCCGGACGAAGTCTCGGCTGCGATCGCCGACTGCTTCGCGAGCGACGACTACGCCGAAGGCGTGCGTGCGTTCCTCGAGAAGCGCCGACCCGAATTCCAGGGGCGCTAG